In Rutidosis leptorrhynchoides isolate AG116_Rl617_1_P2 chromosome 2, CSIRO_AGI_Rlap_v1, whole genome shotgun sequence, one genomic interval encodes:
- the LOC139893413 gene encoding mitochondrial metalloendopeptidase OMA1-like, with translation MASYRILKLGFNAISRCFASKITAPKTLIRNPPSIINHNHHQISKFSNYAVSRVPKNSSFSAVIGNTNSTFRFFGSSYRNYSVASRQNKHYNHRDFKRWFDNPRNVLIAVLVGSGIGYTVIFGTVETIPYTKRKHLIIMTINVEKKIGESEFKKIKDSYKRKIVPETHPDSVRVRMITKDIIEALKRGLKKEQVWTDLNYASEGGPALESKGEKAAIEFPEETNAGDLCIGKDEVLDDTWVDQSMKKGEKEGVKSDTTHLEGLEWEVLVVNDKEVNAFCLPGGKIVVFSGLLKHFTTNEEIATIIAHEVAHAVARHSAEQFTKNIWFTIGKIILLQYYETDLVNLMSKLLLDLPFSRRMEIEADYIGLLLMASAGYDPRVAPKVFEKLGKIAGDSALQNYLSTHPSGKKRSKLLSEAKVMQEAVSFYHAAKAGQKVDGFIL, from the exons ATGGCGTCGTATAGAAtattaaaattagggtttaatgCAATATCCCGTTGCTTCGCCTCCAAAATCACAGCTCCGAAAACCCTAATTCGAAATCCACCGTCAATTATCAACCACAACCATCATCAAATCAGTAAGTTTTCAAATTACGCAGTTTCTAGGGTTCCTAAAAATTCTTCATTTTCAGCTGTAATTGGTAACACGAACTCAACTTTTAGGTTTTTTGGAAGTAGTTACAGAAATTATTCCGTTGCTTCGAGACAAAATAAGCATTATAATCATAGGGACTTTAAAAGATGGTTTGATAACCCTAGAAATGTTTTGATAGCAGTATTAGTAGGATCAGGAATTGGTTATACTGTAATTTTTGGTACTGTTGAAACGATACCGTATACTAAAAGAAAACATCTCATTATAATGACGATAAATGTGGAGAAAAAGATCGGTGAGTCCGAGTTTAAGAAAATAAAAGATAGCTATAAACGAAAAATAGTGCCTGAAACGCATCCGGATAGCGTTAGGGTTAGAATGATTACTAAAGATATCATTGAGGCGTTGAAACGAGGATTGAAAAAAGAGCAAGTATGGACGGATTTGAATTATGCGTCAGAAGGTGGGCCCGCATTGGAGAGTAAAGGGGAGAAAGCGGCGATTGAATTTCCGGAAGAGACTAATGCAGGAGATTTGTGTATTGGGAAAGATGAAGTTCTCGATGATACGTGGGTTGATCAAAGTATGAAAAAGGGGGAAAAAGAAGGGGTAAAGTCGGATACTACGCATTTAGAGGGGTTGGAATGGGAAGTTTTGGTGGTGAATGATAAAGAAGTAAATGCGTTTTGTTTGCCTGGTGGGAAGATTGTTGTGTTTTCGGGGTTGTTGAAGCATTTTACCACGAACGAAGAGATTGCTACGATAATTGCGCACGAG GTTGCACATGCGGTGGCTAGACATTCAGCTGAGCAGTTTACAAAGAACATCTGGTTTACTATCGGGAAGATAATTCTATTACAGTATTATGAGACAGATCTTGTCAATCTCATGTCAAAACTTCTACTTGATCTTCCTTTTTCTCGACG AATGGAGATTGAAGCTGATTACATTGGGCTGTTGCTAATGGCTTCAGCTGGATATGATCCTCGTGTTGCACCAAAAGTATTTGAGAAGTTGGGTAAAATAGCTGGGGATTCTGCTTTGCAAAATTACCTTTCTACCCATCCATCCGGAAAAAAGAGAAGTAAATTGCTTTCTGAAGCTAAAGTGATGCAAGAAGCAGTGTCTTTTTATCATGCAGCCAAAGCTGGACAAAAGGTTGATGGGTTTATCTTATGA